In Bdellovibrio bacteriovorus, the genomic stretch TGGAAGTTGGTTTCTAAAATGGGTGTGGCTCACGCGCTAGGAACTTTCGTGACTTTGATGAGCTGTTCTCAATTTGGCGTGCAGCTGTTCTTTGATGGCGGCGGTCTGATGCATTACTTTATGAAGATCAGTCCGACCTTCTGTCTTTTCTTCTGTGGAGCTTTGTATCTTTCCATTTCTATTTTATTCGCGCGTCTGATTTTAAATCACGACGAATGGATCCGTGTGATGCGTTCACGTGCAATGAATATCGCAGCCCTTTCTTTGGTAACGCTCGGTGGGCTTTCCATCGTGAGTCATGAAGTCAACTGGGAATCCGGTGTTTTGTGGTTCTTTGGAGCGGCTTTAGGTGGAGAAATGGTGACTCTTGTAAAATCTCCCCTAGTATGGCTTGCCCGCAAGTCTTATAAGGCTTGATTTTAAGGGGTTTTTGAGTGAAAACCCCTGCATGCGTTTTGCTCTATTCATTCTACTTTTCTTATCTGTTTCTTCTTCGTTTGCAAAAACTCGCATCGCGTTTTTAGAACTTTACGATCGTCACGGTCGTTTGGTGCAGTACGAACCCGGCGGCAGATTCGCGCATACCGCAATCCAATTTGATGATATCGGCGACAAGTGGCTGAATGCTTACCCTGGTGAAGGCGTTGCCATTGTTTCTTGGGAAGATCTTGAACACCGTGGTGTCATCGCGGAAGTCATCGAGATCCCGCAAGACGTACGCCTTTCACAAGTAAAGCCTTATATGGGTCTTCCTTTTGATTTTTGGTATTCTTGGTCGGACGACGCCCTTTACTGCACAGAGCTTATCGGGAAGCTCTTAAATATTCCTACTCATCCTATGAAGTTTAATAAGCAAGTATGGCCGAAGAATTACTGGCATCTTGAAGGCACTCTGGGCCTTTCGCCTGATTCAGTTTACGCGTGGGCAAAGCAGCAAACCTTAGAGTGACCTAACGTCGGCACTTTAAAATTATATCTATTCCTTATTTCCATTTAAGCCCAATAGTAAAGCTCTTAAAAAAGATTTCCATTTACGTTCGGATTTATCACGAGACTCAGAATCCGGCAGACTTTCTATACTTAATAAGTCGCGTATCATCTGCTGAATATTCTCTTCACTGCGCAATATCTCAACTATAACTTCTTTAGGCTGACCAGATAGTTTTGATGCGATCTGCATTCCTAAACAGCCGATCTCGGCGCATGCGTAATCATGATCGAGTAGTTCTAAAAGGTCTAAATTATTTTCCAGGACATACTCGTAAGCATCAGGATTTATCTTCGAATAGTTACTAATTAAATAACCTACATCAACAATGTCTCTTTGCCGTGCGCCATTCATACCCCAGGCGATTAACTTTAATGCGACAAAAAATTCTATACTAAGAACTCGTACGGTTTGCTTTTCTATTTCAAAATCTACGACGTTCTTCATAGCTTCTGAATATCCCAAAACCGACATCGCAGTGTCATGATGGGGTGGCCAACTTACTACATGATTCTGATCTTCAATTCCTCCAAAGGGCACAATGTCAAAAGGAACGCCAGCAAGAAAAAATCTAATACTTCCCTCTGAAGGAACCTTAATATCGGGATGACCTAACAGTTTTTTTCTTAAGCCATCTACGGCTTTCCAGTCTGGAACGAGTATCGCAAAATCAATGTCTGAAGTTTTTCTTTCAGAGGGTGTCAGACCAAATCGTTCTGCTAAGAGGTCTCTGGCCGCAGCACCAATAATGAAAGAAGAAATTTTTTGCGCGTCAAGCTCACGTGTCACCACCGCCATGACTTGACGTGGAGTCATTTCCACTTCCTTAACTCTGGTGAGTACGTCAAAAGATTCTCGGCTGCCTCAATATTTCTATCAATATTAGAGCCATACAGGTCACTTAAAATCAGAAAAGGCGGCACTGTTCTTCTATAAGAGTCGTTTAAATTTTCAGGCCAAAAAGACCTCAAAATCTCAATTTTTCCTGCTGGATCTTTTTTCAATTTTAAACTTGCCATAATGGCAGCCAGCCTGGGCTCGTAGGAGTAAATAGTGTAAAATCCTGGAGTAAGAAAATCATTTATTCTACGGACTGCGGGCTCTCCTCCCCAATAAGAACGAGTCGCTTTTAAATCGTAAGTCTGCCAAT encodes the following:
- a CDS encoding nucleotidyl transferase AbiEii/AbiGii toxin family protein; this encodes MTPRQVMAVVTRELDAQKISSFIIGAAARDLLAERFGLTPSERKTSDIDFAILVPDWKAVDGLRKKLLGHPDIKVPSEGSIRFFLAGVPFDIVPFGGIEDQNHVVSWPPHHDTAMSVLGYSEAMKNVVDFEIEKQTVRVLSIEFFVALKLIAWGMNGARQRDIVDVGYLISNYSKINPDAYEYVLENNLDLLELLDHDYACAEIGCLGMQIASKLSGQPKEVIVEILRSEENIQQMIRDLLSIESLPDSESRDKSERKWKSFLRALLLGLNGNKE